The DNA window GATTATGATAACTTAGAGTCAATGATATTAAAGGCTCAAAAATGATTTGAGCAAAAAAATAATATACCAACCCCCATCCTAATCTTTTGTATATCAAAACTACTCTAGAAGAAAAAACCTCAAGCTTTTCATAACACGTAAATAATTTGACTAAAAGAGCGATTATATAAAGTATTACTGAAACTGGTATCAAGCTAACTAAAAGTCCTATAATTCTAGTATCTAAAGCTATTGGTTGTGACATTTGATCG is part of the Francisella salimarina genome and encodes:
- a CDS encoding DUF2975 domain-containing protein — protein: DQMSQPIALDTRIIGLLVSLIPVSVILYIIALLVKLFTCYEKLEVFSSRVVLIYKRLGWGLVYYFFAQIIFEPLISLTLSYHNPVGERFVSVSIGTNEILALLCGGVIITISKVMQKAHELAEENDLTI